In Hirundo rustica isolate bHirRus1 chromosome 4, bHirRus1.pri.v3, whole genome shotgun sequence, a genomic segment contains:
- the LOC120752091 gene encoding LOW QUALITY PROTEIN: uncharacterized protein LOC120752091 (The sequence of the model RefSeq protein was modified relative to this genomic sequence to represent the inferred CDS: inserted 2 bases in 1 codon), which yields MSQPVHIFGLMMMAYPDSQGLQGDDDDDGDDDDGEESRNSCHSVLPPPLHKSSDSTDYNQTEDLGEPTLFSVTSGHSSTVKDKQVRLARYDLELEEEDQEFQKPFYKDMAMPDSLAGDEEASPTYQLPGHQRLPALQKASTAPSGFPDSLQHGSDQHLGTEATATQAHASDHYVGHPESSMGVELHVLHEENGELRESPSLQPTYDSLWQENSILRSENETLRNVNLMLTSENFALKQSLKELRKSCAEFMKEDIMPREEYAVLRERYNRLKGENAALREDNNMFRRMVNTFQNNLKRQACMVASLQDQLKTSQVEREREAREVQSLVQQTGRQLQLMTQRALDAETNVERLKQKIFILQGQLERCKLENENXGEQTGLEAVKHNLDFTRQNPHELIMGKDGSLRQLLPQECCPLLLRSLNLPEKFSNFKQRMVYECISV from the exons ATGTCACAGCCAGTTCACATCTTTGGGCTAATGATGATGGCCTACCCAGATTCTCAAGGCTTGCAAGGTGATGATGAcgatgatggtgatgatgatgacgGTGAAGAATCGAGGAACTCCTGCCACTCTGTGCTTCCTCCACCCTTGCAcaagagcagtgacagcacagaTTACAATCAGACAGAGGATCTGGGAGAGCCCACCCTATTTTCTGTAACTTCTGGACACTCTTCCACGGTGAAAGATAAACAAGTGAGGTTGGCCAGGTATGACCTGGAGCTTGAGGAGGAAGATCAGGAGTTCCAGAAGCCATTTTACAAAGACATGGCAATGCCTGACAGCTTGGCTGGAGATGAAGAGGCCAGCCCAACCTATCAACTTCCTGGGCATCAGAGGTTGCCTGCTCTCCAAAAGGCCAGTACAGCACCAAGTGGCTTTCCTGACTCTTTGCAGCACGGCTCAGACCAGCACTTGGGGACAGAGGCCACTGCCACACAGGCCCATGCCAGTGACCATTATGTGGGACACCCAGAGAGCTCCATGGGAGTGGAGCTCCACGTGCTGCATGAGGAGAACGGAGAGCTCagggagtccccatccctgcagccgACCTACGACTCGCTCTGGCAGGAGAACAGCATCCTCAGGTCAGAGAATGAAACGCTCAGGAATGTAAACCTCATGCTCACGTCTGAGAACTTTGCACTCAAGCAGTCTCTCAAAGAGCTCaggaagagctgtgctgagTTCATGAAGGAAGACATCATGCCCAGGGAGGAATACGCCGTGCTCAGGGAACGGTACAACAGGCTCAAGGGCGAGAATGCTGCACTCAGGGAGGACAACAACATGTTCAGGAGAATGGTTAACACCTTCCAGAACAATTTGAAGAGACAGGCATGCATGGTGGCAAGCCTGCAGGATCAGCTGAAGACTAGCCAGgttgaaagagagagagaagcccGAGAGGTCCAGTCCCTAGTCCAGCAGACTGGGCGTCAGCTTCAGCTAATGACCCAGCGGGCTCTGGATGCTGAAACAAATGTGGAGAGGCTGAAGCAGAAGATCTTCATTCTCCAAGGACAGCTGGAGAGATGCAAGCTGGAGAATGAAAA CGGAGAACAGACTGGCCTGGAAGCAGTGAAGCACAATTTAGACTTCACCAGGCAAAACCCCCACGAGCTCATAATGGGCAAAGATGGCTCcctcaggcagctcctccctcAGGAATGCTGCCCGTTGTTGCTGAGGTCCTTGAATCTACCAGAAAAATTCTCAAATTTTAAGCAAAGAATGGTCTATGAATgcatttctgtgtga
- the KCNJ4 gene encoding inward rectifier potassium channel 4: MTERAMGSVRVNRYSIVSTEEDGHKVSALGSVNGHSRNGKDHAPRRKHRNRFVKKNGQCNVYFANLSNKSQRYMADIFTTCVDTRWRYMLMIFSAAFLVSWLFFGFLFWCIAFFHGDLNAPVVVGSPSLLKPCIMHVNSFLGAFLFSVETQTTIGYGFRCVTEECPLAIMAVVVQSIVGCVIDSFMIGTIMAKMARPKKRAQTLLFSHHAVISVRDGKLCLMWRVGNLRRSHIVEAHVRAQLIKPYMTEEGEYLPLDQRDLNVGYDVGLDRIFLVSPIIIVHEIDEESPLYGIGKEELETENFEIVVILEGMVEATAMTTQARSSYLASEILWGHRFEPVVFEEKNHYKVDYSRFHKTYEVAGTPCCSARELQESKMTILPSPPPPSAFCYENELALVSQDEDDDDEDEVGVVLGGNTKEEGGIIQMMDFGSHLDLERLQATLPLDTISYRRESAI; the protein is encoded by the exons ATGACAGAGCGAGCCATGGGCAGCGTCCGAGTCAATCG GTACAGCATCGTCTCGACCGAAGAGGACGGACACAAGGTCTCCGCGCTGGGCAGCGTGAACGGACACAGCCGGAACGGGAAGGATCATGCTCCCCGGCGGAAGCACCGCAACCGTTTTGTGAAGAAGAACGGCCAATGCAACGTTTACTTTGCCAACCTGAGCAACAAATCTCAGCGCTACATGGCCGACATCTTCACCACCTGTGTGGACACGCGCTGGCGGTACATGCTGATGATCTTCTCCGCCGCCTTCCTGGTCTCCTGGCTCTTCTTCGGCTTCCTCTTCTGGTGCATCGCTTTCTTCCATGGCGACCTCAATGCACCGGTGGTGGTAGGTAGTCCCTCTCTCCTCAAGCCCTGCATCATGCACGTGAACAGCTTCCTGggggcttttcttttctcagtggaGACACAGACAACCATCGGGTATGGCTTCCGCTGCGTGACTGAGGAGTGCCCACTGGCTATCATGGCAGTTGTGGTGCAGTCCATCGTGGGCTGCGTGATTGACTCCTTTATGATTGGCACTATCATGGCCAAGATGGCAAGGCCCAAGAAGCGGGCCCAGACCCTTCTCTTCAGCCATCATGCAGTCATTTCCGTGCGGGATGGCAAACTATGTCTCATGTGGAGGGTGGGCAACCTGAGGAGGAGTCACATCGTGGAGGCCCATGTCCGAGCCCAGCTCATCAAGCCCTACATGACGGAGGAAGGGGAATACCTCCCCCTGGACCAGCGGGACCTAAACGTGGGCTACGATGTGGGTCTGGATCGTATATTTTTGGTCTCACCCATTATTATCGTTCATGAGATTGATGAGGAGAGCCCCCTCTATGGGATTGgcaaggaagagctggagaCAGAGAATTTTGAGATTGTGGTTATTCTGGAGGGGATGGTGGAAGCCACAGCTATGACCACACAGGCACGAAGCTCTTACCTTGCTAGTGAAATCCTTTGGGGTCATCGCTTTGAACCAGTTGTGTTCGAGGAGAAGAACCACTACAAAGTGGATTACTCGCGCTTTCACAAGACGTACGAGGTAGCTGGCACACCTTGCTGCTCAGCCCGGGAGCTGCAAGAAAGCAAGATGACCATCCTACCTTCTCCACCACCTCCCAGTGCCTTCTGCTACGAGAATGAGCTGGCACTTGTCAGTCaagatgaagatgatgatgatgaagatgaagTGGGTGTGGTGTTAGGGGGCAACACCAAGGAGGAGGGAGGTATCATCCAGATGATGGATTTTGGAAGCCACCTGGACCTGGAGCGACTCCAGGCAACTCTGCCTCTAGATACAATCTCATACCGCAGGGAGTCAGCCATCTAA